A genomic stretch from Kogia breviceps isolate mKogBre1 chromosome 1, mKogBre1 haplotype 1, whole genome shotgun sequence includes:
- the MMP23B gene encoding matrix metalloproteinase-23 isoform X4: MGRGACVPAAASGAHDRARLLGAVLGALCLLPTLVLLARLGALGNRPVASAAQGDAVPPTAGVFATPSLGPPHPQAPRRRRYTLTPTRLRWDHFNLTYRILSFPRNLLSPSETRRGLAAAFRMWSDVSPFSFREVAPEQPSDLRIGFYSVNHTDCLVSATHHCFDGPTGELAHAFFPPHGGIHFDDSEYWVLGPTRYSWKKGVWLTDLVHVAAHEIGHALGLMHSQHGRALMHLNATLRGWKALSQDEMWGLHRLYGCLDRLFVCASWARRGFCDARQRLMKRLCPSSCDFCYEFPFPTVAATAPPPRTKTRLVPEGRNVTFRCGQKILHKKGKVYWYKDQEPLEFSYPGYLALGNAHLSIIANAINEGTYTCVVRRRQHVLSTYSWRVRLRS, from the exons ATGGGCCGCGGGGCCTGCGTCCCCGCAGCGGCGTCGGGGGCCCACGACCGGGCCCGCCTGCTCGGAGCCGTGCTGGGCGCGCTTTGCCTCCTCCCCACGCTCGTGCTGCTGGCCCGGCTGGGGGCCCTGGGGAACCGGCCGGTGGCGAGCGCAGCGCAG GGAGACGCTGTGCCCCCGACCGCGGGTGTGTTCGCCACCCCAAGCCTTGGCCCGCCGCACCCCCAGGCGCCCCGCAGACGCCGCTACACGCTGACCCCGACCCGGCTGCGCTGGGACCACTTCAACCTCACATACAG GATCCTCTCTTTCCCGAGGAACCTGCTCAGCCCCAGCGAGACCCGGCGGGGCCTGGCCGCCGCCTTCCGCATGTGGAGTGACGTGTCCCCCTTCAGCTTCCGCGAGGTGGCCCCTGAGCAGCCCAGCGACCTCCGCATAG GCTTCTACTCGGTCAACCACACGGACTGCCTGGTCTCCGCGACGCACCACTGCTTCGACGGCCCCACGGGCGAGCTGGCCCACGCCTTCTTCCCCCCGCACGGCGGCATCCACTTTGACGACAGCGAGTACTGGGTCCTGGGCCCCACACGCTACAGCTGGAAGAAAG GCGTGTGGCTCACCGACCTGGTGCACGTGGCGGCCCACGAGATCGGCCACGCGCTGGGCCTGATGCACTCCCAGCACGGCCGGGCGCTCATGCACCTCAATGCCACGCTGCGTGGCTGGAAGGCGCTGTCGCAGGACGAGATGTGGGGGCTGCACCGGCTCTACG GCTGTCTGGACCGGCTGTTCGTGTGCGCGTCCTGGGCGCGGAGGGGTTTCTGCGACGCCCGCCAGAGGCTCATGAAGAGGCTGTGTCCCAGCAGCTGCGACTTCTGCTACG AGTTCCCCTTCCCCACGGTGGCTGCCACCGCGCCGCCCCCCAGGACCAAAACCCGGCTGGTGCCCGAGGGCAGGAATGTGACCTTCCGCTGCGGCCAGAAGATCCTCCACAAGAAAGGCAAAGTGTA CTGGTACAAGGACCAGGAGCCCCTGGAGTTCTCCTACCCCGGCTACCTGGCGCTGGGCAACGCGCACTTGAGCATCATCGCCAACGCCATCAACGAGGGCACCTACACGTGCGTGGTGCGCCGGCGGCAGCACGTGCTCAGCACCTACTCCTGGCGCGTCCGCCTGCGGAGCTGA
- the MMP23B gene encoding matrix metalloproteinase-23 isoform X2, whose protein sequence is MGRGACVPAAASGAHDRARLLGAVLGALCLLPTLVLLARLGALGNRPVASAAQPWLGMENQKMPKDKKSLPGETSWSARPPVLRGPFPRSLGLGDSPCCLPTGHLLPSKGDAVPPTAGVFATPSLGPPHPQAPRRRRYTLTPTRLRWDHFNLTYRILSFPRNLLSPSETRRGLAAAFRMWSDVSPFSFREVAPEQPSDLRIGFYSVNHTDCLVSATHHCFDGPTGELAHAFFPPHGGIHFDDSEYWVLGPTRYSWKKGVWLTDLVHVAAHEIGHALGLMHSQHGRALMHLNATLRGWKALSQDEMWGLHRLYGECGAWAGGARGRGGRALRPGCPPTGCLDRLFVCASWARRGFCDARQRLMKRLCPSSCDFCYEFPFPTVAATAPPPRTKTRLVPEGRNVTFRCGQKILHKKGKVYWYKDQEPLEFSYPGYLALGNAHLSIIANAINEGTYTCVVRRRQHVLSTYSWRVRLRS, encoded by the exons ATGGGCCGCGGGGCCTGCGTCCCCGCAGCGGCGTCGGGGGCCCACGACCGGGCCCGCCTGCTCGGAGCCGTGCTGGGCGCGCTTTGCCTCCTCCCCACGCTCGTGCTGCTGGCCCGGCTGGGGGCCCTGGGGAACCGGCCGGTGGCGAGCGCAGCGCAG CCCTGGCTCGGgatggaaaaccaaaaaatgccGAAAGACAAAAAGTCCCTCCCTGGAGAGACGTCATGGAGCGCGCGCCCTCCCGTTCTTCGAGGCCCTTTTCCTCGCAGCTTGGGGCTTGGGGACAGTCCCTGCTGCCTCCCCACGGGGCACTTGCTTCCCTCGAAGGGAGACGCTGTGCCCCCGACCGCGGGTGTGTTCGCCACCCCAAGCCTTGGCCCGCCGCACCCCCAGGCGCCCCGCAGACGCCGCTACACGCTGACCCCGACCCGGCTGCGCTGGGACCACTTCAACCTCACATACAG GATCCTCTCTTTCCCGAGGAACCTGCTCAGCCCCAGCGAGACCCGGCGGGGCCTGGCCGCCGCCTTCCGCATGTGGAGTGACGTGTCCCCCTTCAGCTTCCGCGAGGTGGCCCCTGAGCAGCCCAGCGACCTCCGCATAG GCTTCTACTCGGTCAACCACACGGACTGCCTGGTCTCCGCGACGCACCACTGCTTCGACGGCCCCACGGGCGAGCTGGCCCACGCCTTCTTCCCCCCGCACGGCGGCATCCACTTTGACGACAGCGAGTACTGGGTCCTGGGCCCCACACGCTACAGCTGGAAGAAAG GCGTGTGGCTCACCGACCTGGTGCACGTGGCGGCCCACGAGATCGGCCACGCGCTGGGCCTGATGCACTCCCAGCACGGCCGGGCGCTCATGCACCTCAATGCCACGCTGCGTGGCTGGAAGGCGCTGTCGCAGGACGAGATGTGGGGGCTGCACCGGCTCTACGGTGAGTGcggggcctgggcgggcggggccaggGGCCGGGGCGGGCGTGCCCTGAGGCCAGGCTGCCCCCCTACAGGCTGTCTGGACCGGCTGTTCGTGTGCGCGTCCTGGGCGCGGAGGGGTTTCTGCGACGCCCGCCAGAGGCTCATGAAGAGGCTGTGTCCCAGCAGCTGCGACTTCTGCTACG AGTTCCCCTTCCCCACGGTGGCTGCCACCGCGCCGCCCCCCAGGACCAAAACCCGGCTGGTGCCCGAGGGCAGGAATGTGACCTTCCGCTGCGGCCAGAAGATCCTCCACAAGAAAGGCAAAGTGTA CTGGTACAAGGACCAGGAGCCCCTGGAGTTCTCCTACCCCGGCTACCTGGCGCTGGGCAACGCGCACTTGAGCATCATCGCCAACGCCATCAACGAGGGCACCTACACGTGCGTGGTGCGCCGGCGGCAGCACGTGCTCAGCACCTACTCCTGGCGCGTCCGCCTGCGGAGCTGA
- the MMP23B gene encoding matrix metalloproteinase-23 isoform X1, with product MGRGACVPAAASGAHDRARLLGAVLGALCLLPTLVLLARLGALGNRPVASAAQGDAVPPTAGVFATPSLGPPHPQAPRRRRYTLTPTRLRWDHFNLTYRILSFPRNLLSPSETRRGLAAAFRMWSDVSPFSFREVAPEQPSDLRIGFYSVNHTDCLVSATHHCFDGPTGELAHAFFPPHGGIHFDDSEYWVLGPTRYSWKKGVWLTDLVHVAAHEIGHALGLMHSQHGRALMHLNATLRGWKALSQDEMWGLHRLYGECGAWAGGARGRGGRALRPGCPPTGCLDRLFVCASWARRGFCDARQRLMKRLCPSSCDFCYEFPFPTVAATAPPPRTKTRLVPEGRNVTFRCGQKILHKKGKVYWYKDQEPLEFSYPGYLALGNAHLSIIANAINEGTYTCVVRRRQHVLSTYSWRVRLRS from the exons ATGGGCCGCGGGGCCTGCGTCCCCGCAGCGGCGTCGGGGGCCCACGACCGGGCCCGCCTGCTCGGAGCCGTGCTGGGCGCGCTTTGCCTCCTCCCCACGCTCGTGCTGCTGGCCCGGCTGGGGGCCCTGGGGAACCGGCCGGTGGCGAGCGCAGCGCAG GGAGACGCTGTGCCCCCGACCGCGGGTGTGTTCGCCACCCCAAGCCTTGGCCCGCCGCACCCCCAGGCGCCCCGCAGACGCCGCTACACGCTGACCCCGACCCGGCTGCGCTGGGACCACTTCAACCTCACATACAG GATCCTCTCTTTCCCGAGGAACCTGCTCAGCCCCAGCGAGACCCGGCGGGGCCTGGCCGCCGCCTTCCGCATGTGGAGTGACGTGTCCCCCTTCAGCTTCCGCGAGGTGGCCCCTGAGCAGCCCAGCGACCTCCGCATAG GCTTCTACTCGGTCAACCACACGGACTGCCTGGTCTCCGCGACGCACCACTGCTTCGACGGCCCCACGGGCGAGCTGGCCCACGCCTTCTTCCCCCCGCACGGCGGCATCCACTTTGACGACAGCGAGTACTGGGTCCTGGGCCCCACACGCTACAGCTGGAAGAAAG GCGTGTGGCTCACCGACCTGGTGCACGTGGCGGCCCACGAGATCGGCCACGCGCTGGGCCTGATGCACTCCCAGCACGGCCGGGCGCTCATGCACCTCAATGCCACGCTGCGTGGCTGGAAGGCGCTGTCGCAGGACGAGATGTGGGGGCTGCACCGGCTCTACGGTGAGTGcggggcctgggcgggcggggccaggGGCCGGGGCGGGCGTGCCCTGAGGCCAGGCTGCCCCCCTACAGGCTGTCTGGACCGGCTGTTCGTGTGCGCGTCCTGGGCGCGGAGGGGTTTCTGCGACGCCCGCCAGAGGCTCATGAAGAGGCTGTGTCCCAGCAGCTGCGACTTCTGCTACG AGTTCCCCTTCCCCACGGTGGCTGCCACCGCGCCGCCCCCCAGGACCAAAACCCGGCTGGTGCCCGAGGGCAGGAATGTGACCTTCCGCTGCGGCCAGAAGATCCTCCACAAGAAAGGCAAAGTGTA CTGGTACAAGGACCAGGAGCCCCTGGAGTTCTCCTACCCCGGCTACCTGGCGCTGGGCAACGCGCACTTGAGCATCATCGCCAACGCCATCAACGAGGGCACCTACACGTGCGTGGTGCGCCGGCGGCAGCACGTGCTCAGCACCTACTCCTGGCGCGTCCGCCTGCGGAGCTGA
- the MMP23B gene encoding matrix metalloproteinase-23 isoform X3 — protein MGRGACVPAAASGAHDRARLLGAVLGALCLLPTLVLLARLGALGNRPVASAAQPWLGMENQKMPKDKKSLPGETSWSARPPVLRGPFPRSLGLGDSPCCLPTGHLLPSKGDAVPPTAGVFATPSLGPPHPQAPRRRRYTLTPTRLRWDHFNLTYRILSFPRNLLSPSETRRGLAAAFRMWSDVSPFSFREVAPEQPSDLRIGFYSVNHTDCLVSATHHCFDGPTGELAHAFFPPHGGIHFDDSEYWVLGPTRYSWKKGVWLTDLVHVAAHEIGHALGLMHSQHGRALMHLNATLRGWKALSQDEMWGLHRLYGCLDRLFVCASWARRGFCDARQRLMKRLCPSSCDFCYEFPFPTVAATAPPPRTKTRLVPEGRNVTFRCGQKILHKKGKVYWYKDQEPLEFSYPGYLALGNAHLSIIANAINEGTYTCVVRRRQHVLSTYSWRVRLRS, from the exons ATGGGCCGCGGGGCCTGCGTCCCCGCAGCGGCGTCGGGGGCCCACGACCGGGCCCGCCTGCTCGGAGCCGTGCTGGGCGCGCTTTGCCTCCTCCCCACGCTCGTGCTGCTGGCCCGGCTGGGGGCCCTGGGGAACCGGCCGGTGGCGAGCGCAGCGCAG CCCTGGCTCGGgatggaaaaccaaaaaatgccGAAAGACAAAAAGTCCCTCCCTGGAGAGACGTCATGGAGCGCGCGCCCTCCCGTTCTTCGAGGCCCTTTTCCTCGCAGCTTGGGGCTTGGGGACAGTCCCTGCTGCCTCCCCACGGGGCACTTGCTTCCCTCGAAGGGAGACGCTGTGCCCCCGACCGCGGGTGTGTTCGCCACCCCAAGCCTTGGCCCGCCGCACCCCCAGGCGCCCCGCAGACGCCGCTACACGCTGACCCCGACCCGGCTGCGCTGGGACCACTTCAACCTCACATACAG GATCCTCTCTTTCCCGAGGAACCTGCTCAGCCCCAGCGAGACCCGGCGGGGCCTGGCCGCCGCCTTCCGCATGTGGAGTGACGTGTCCCCCTTCAGCTTCCGCGAGGTGGCCCCTGAGCAGCCCAGCGACCTCCGCATAG GCTTCTACTCGGTCAACCACACGGACTGCCTGGTCTCCGCGACGCACCACTGCTTCGACGGCCCCACGGGCGAGCTGGCCCACGCCTTCTTCCCCCCGCACGGCGGCATCCACTTTGACGACAGCGAGTACTGGGTCCTGGGCCCCACACGCTACAGCTGGAAGAAAG GCGTGTGGCTCACCGACCTGGTGCACGTGGCGGCCCACGAGATCGGCCACGCGCTGGGCCTGATGCACTCCCAGCACGGCCGGGCGCTCATGCACCTCAATGCCACGCTGCGTGGCTGGAAGGCGCTGTCGCAGGACGAGATGTGGGGGCTGCACCGGCTCTACG GCTGTCTGGACCGGCTGTTCGTGTGCGCGTCCTGGGCGCGGAGGGGTTTCTGCGACGCCCGCCAGAGGCTCATGAAGAGGCTGTGTCCCAGCAGCTGCGACTTCTGCTACG AGTTCCCCTTCCCCACGGTGGCTGCCACCGCGCCGCCCCCCAGGACCAAAACCCGGCTGGTGCCCGAGGGCAGGAATGTGACCTTCCGCTGCGGCCAGAAGATCCTCCACAAGAAAGGCAAAGTGTA CTGGTACAAGGACCAGGAGCCCCTGGAGTTCTCCTACCCCGGCTACCTGGCGCTGGGCAACGCGCACTTGAGCATCATCGCCAACGCCATCAACGAGGGCACCTACACGTGCGTGGTGCGCCGGCGGCAGCACGTGCTCAGCACCTACTCCTGGCGCGTCCGCCTGCGGAGCTGA
- the MMP23B gene encoding matrix metalloproteinase-23 isoform X5, with protein MGRGACVPAAASGAHDRARLLGAVLGALCLLPTLVLLARLGALGNRPVASAAQPWLGMENQKMPKDKKSLPGETSWSARPPVLRGPFPRSLGLGDSPCCLPTGHLLPSKGDAVPPTAGVFATPSLGPPHPQAPRRRRYTLTPTRLRWDHFNLTYRILSFPRNLLSPSETRRGLAAAFRMWSDVSPFSFREVAPEQPSDLRIGFYSVNHTDCLVSATHHCFDGPTGELAHAFFPPHGGIHFDDSEYWVLGPTRYSWKKGVWLTDLVHVAAHEIGHALGLMHSQHGRALMHLNATLRGWKALSQDEMWGLHRLYGCLDRLFVCASWARRGFCDARQRLMKRLCPSSCDFCYGPKPGWCPRAGM; from the exons ATGGGCCGCGGGGCCTGCGTCCCCGCAGCGGCGTCGGGGGCCCACGACCGGGCCCGCCTGCTCGGAGCCGTGCTGGGCGCGCTTTGCCTCCTCCCCACGCTCGTGCTGCTGGCCCGGCTGGGGGCCCTGGGGAACCGGCCGGTGGCGAGCGCAGCGCAG CCCTGGCTCGGgatggaaaaccaaaaaatgccGAAAGACAAAAAGTCCCTCCCTGGAGAGACGTCATGGAGCGCGCGCCCTCCCGTTCTTCGAGGCCCTTTTCCTCGCAGCTTGGGGCTTGGGGACAGTCCCTGCTGCCTCCCCACGGGGCACTTGCTTCCCTCGAAGGGAGACGCTGTGCCCCCGACCGCGGGTGTGTTCGCCACCCCAAGCCTTGGCCCGCCGCACCCCCAGGCGCCCCGCAGACGCCGCTACACGCTGACCCCGACCCGGCTGCGCTGGGACCACTTCAACCTCACATACAG GATCCTCTCTTTCCCGAGGAACCTGCTCAGCCCCAGCGAGACCCGGCGGGGCCTGGCCGCCGCCTTCCGCATGTGGAGTGACGTGTCCCCCTTCAGCTTCCGCGAGGTGGCCCCTGAGCAGCCCAGCGACCTCCGCATAG GCTTCTACTCGGTCAACCACACGGACTGCCTGGTCTCCGCGACGCACCACTGCTTCGACGGCCCCACGGGCGAGCTGGCCCACGCCTTCTTCCCCCCGCACGGCGGCATCCACTTTGACGACAGCGAGTACTGGGTCCTGGGCCCCACACGCTACAGCTGGAAGAAAG GCGTGTGGCTCACCGACCTGGTGCACGTGGCGGCCCACGAGATCGGCCACGCGCTGGGCCTGATGCACTCCCAGCACGGCCGGGCGCTCATGCACCTCAATGCCACGCTGCGTGGCTGGAAGGCGCTGTCGCAGGACGAGATGTGGGGGCTGCACCGGCTCTACG GCTGTCTGGACCGGCTGTTCGTGTGCGCGTCCTGGGCGCGGAGGGGTTTCTGCGACGCCCGCCAGAGGCTCATGAAGAGGCTGTGTCCCAGCAGCTGCGACTTCTGCTACG GACCAAAACCCGGCTGGTGCCCGAGGGCAGGAATGTGA